Genomic window (Octopus bimaculoides isolate UCB-OBI-ISO-001 chromosome 28, ASM119413v2, whole genome shotgun sequence):
GGAAATGTTTGTAACATCTGCAGTAGGGATCGGTGTTATCGATTAGTCCCCTTCcttcgaaattgctagccttgtgccaaaatttgaaaccaatctgaGCTCAATTttcgtcaaggttgactttgcctttcatcctcttggagtcgataaaataaatatcggttgagtactggcgttgatgtaatcgacgttactcctcccacgaaattgacggctttcttccaaaatttgaacccaatatttattcatctaaaaTGCCGAGCTTGTAGAATGGTTATCACGCTGGGCAAAACgttaagtggcatttcatccgtccttatgttctgagttcaaattcccgcGAAGTcgactttaattttcatcctttcggggttgaacactgaagtcgatgtaactgatttaccaggtcctccgaaattgctggcactgggccaaaatttgaaactaatatttattcatgtacatAGTTTTGGTTTAATTATTTCCACTTGTACCTTTTGTAATGATATATTTCAATCGTGGTCGACATATAGAATGTCAACGAAGTTTTGGGAGATACATTGTCTCTATTAAGAAATATCCTAGCAGATAAATGTTTAATAACTTTTGAAAGTGAAAGGCTTGGAAGTATCACACGTTCATTAACTGAAAGTTTCCATTAGATTTCTATACAATCACAGATCGTAGTTTAGAGCAGGGTCTAGAATAAGCTCGTTgatttaattattgatttcagaCCATAGTGTGGTGgagaataaaattaatatcaattatctaacaacatcaaaatgaaagatCTTAAATCACCGATGTTGGTCAAATTTTACTATGAatattatgtgtattatatgttacCTGTTATAGTATATAAATCAGTGTGAAGACTGAGACATCTTTACTTACACTAAAACTTAATTTTGAGCAAGAGAAAGTTTCTGGTTTACGCTACGATTCAACAGGGACTGAAATtcgaaaacaaaaattacaaaaaagagACTCGGAAACATAAACGgcgaaacttttttttttaatctatatacGCTGTTACAATACGTATGTATCATTTctacaaaaatactaaaatatacacacagttatatatattattcagaaaAGTTTTATATCTGTTATATCTCCGAAATTTAGTGTTGTTTTGGAAGGTAACATACAAATTGGGGCCCTCGGACGTGGTatgattttcaatatattttgaatgaagAATAAGGTATCGATCTGGCTGTGAATGTGCTCGGACAACAAAGTCACATTTTTACTCTGAATGTGTTTCTTAAAAGCAAAACTACAAATGAAGAACGAGGATATCTGATAATATTAGGATTATTTTTACGTTTCGTTTCTGTCGTGTTAGTTTTTATAATTTCTGTTGACAAACTTTAGCTTGGTGAATCACGGCAAGAATTAAGACATCGCCGTAGTTTAAACAAATACTGAAGATGGGAAAGCAGATTGCAGGAGTTTATGGAGAAATACAAGTAAGTCCTTAACTCAGTAGTGGCAAAGTAATAACTGATTTCACGGACTGATTGTATAACCGTTATTAAATATCTAGCCTTCACTATACGTAGCGAAGTATAGTGATGAATGAACCACGatgtaaataaatgtagaaaatgcATTGGAAATACACGTATGTTGGTGCTAACAtttctaatgagtgaaacatttAAAAGTTAATCAGACATAGATATTAGagcgaggaagaaagaaatattaaagatcaatattattttctagtATTACTATAGATGTGTCCTCCCAccaccgactttgttgcctcataactttcagaaaatggatatttttaaatgaaatttcctATAAATATGCGACATTCTTTCGTTACTACAAGCATTTACGTCACTGAAGAGCGTGGTAATgccaaatatgcttcagatgatGTAGATTCTCATTATATCGGAatatgttgcaaaaaaaaaaaaaaaaaaNNNNNNNNNNNNNNNNNNNNNNNNNNNNNNNNNNNNNNNNNNNNNNNNNNNNNNNNNNNNNNNNNNNNNNNNNNNNNNNNNNNNNNNNNNNNNNNNNNNNNNNNNNNNNNNNNNNNNNNNNNNNNNNNNNNNNNNNNNNNNNNNNNNNNNNNNNNNNNNNNNNNNNNNNNNNNNNNNNNNNNNNNNNNNNNNNNNNNNNNNNNNNNNNNNNNNNNNNNNNNNNNNNNNNNNNNNNNNNNNNNNNNNNNNNNNNNNNNNNNNNNNNNNNNNNNNNNNNNNNNNNNNNNNNNNNNNNNNNNNNNNNNNNNNNNNNNNNNNNNNNNNNNNNNNNNNNNNNNNNNNNNNNNNNNNNNNNNNNNNNNNNNNNNNNNNNNNNNNNNNNNNNNNNNNNNNNNNNNNNNNNNNNNNNNNNNNNNNNNNNNNNNNNNNNNNNNNNNNNNNNNNNNNNNNNNNNNNNNNNNNNNNNNNNNNNNNNNNNNNNNNNNNNNNNNNNNNNNNNNNNNNNNNNNNNNNNNNNNNNNNNNNNNNNNNNNNNNNNNNNNNNNNNNNNNNNNNNNNNNNNNNNNNNNNNNNNNNNNNNNNNNNNNNNNNNNNNNNNNNNNNNNNNNNNNNNNNNNNNNNNNNNNNNNNNNNNNNNNNNNNNNNNNNNNNNNNNNNNNNNNNNNNNNNNNNNNNNNNNNNNNNNNNNNNNNNNNNNNNNNNNNNNNNNNNNNNNNNNNNNNNNNNNNNNNNNNNNNNNNNNNNNgaaccctgctgtactcttttgccacaactttctctcattcttacttcctgtttctgttgtgcctgtaattcaaagggtcagccttgtcacactgtgtcacgctgaatatccccgagaactacgttaagggtacacgtgtctgtggagtgctcagccacttgcacgttaatttcacgagcaggctgttccgttgatcggatcaactggaaccctcgtccttGGAGTTCCAGCTGCACGTtgtgtaacattatatatatatatatatatatatgtaagaacgaccgtgcgaaccaaaaggagaaatggtgacaaaTGGAAAAACAAGCTCCTTTattaacgcgtcacacggtcgccacaaaatatatgaaatgataaatatgttataatacagatgttcttcgcaggtgtcggattctggctgttattttcatggtgaagaaatcacacaaacagggttgagaagagaagctgcggttagctgttggtagcttgtgtacgtgtagagtcatgttgacgctggcggcgatgctggtagtcgtagagtcgtgttgctgttggcgacgtcgggggcgatgcttgtagtttgtagttgaacgatggtgttgttgatgtcgtcgctggaactggctggcagtgttacgcgtgtgtggtcaGCGGCCAGATCTAAGAGATCTGAGTCGCGACGAATTGGCAGGTATTTAGCAGGCTATTTATAGCTAAAGGTGGGCTCCAGAGAAGCATTAGAAGaacactctcacgtgaccttattaggggctatggttggtcagtttgcgtccTGGGGTGAACGGGTGGAGATAATTTACCCGCACAAagaatagtcagtcaggtgatgacagggaATGAGTTGCTTTCTACTACGCTCGCCTGttaatatatatagtgagagaagtgttcactacatatatatatatatatatatatatatatataatgttacacaATGTGCTGCTGTAACTAGTTAATGTCTGCTCTCAATGGTTAACATGGGTTTGATAGTTTGATAGAATCAGATAAGTTAGAAGATCTTGTCTTGGTccagtgtttgttttggcatggttcctacagcttGATAATGTCAACTACCTTACAGGTTGTCATGGGAACAAGGTAAAGATAACCCCCCTCCTCAGTCatggatgaccatgggattgcacctagaatgttcacAATACTccccgaggcacaagtccagccaaggttgtttatgaaaaagccaccagtcgcccatgcataccagcctctcctctccacaccatggatgttatccaagggaaaggcaaaggccaatacagcttcacacctgtgacgttgcaactcatttctacagctgagtgaactggagcaatgtgaaatcaagtgtcttgctcaagaacacaatgcagtcCAATCCAGGAATCAGACTcattaccttatgattgtgagtctgacggtctaatcactgagccatgcaccttcacatggaAGCAACGTGCAAGAAAAAAGGGCAGGTAACTGAAGGagaaaaggacagagagaaagaacgtGTGTGATGTTTTTATGTCAGGTGATGAGAGAGGGTAAGGCATGATAAGAGGAACAGGTATGATAGTGTTTGTAGAGTGAGTAACTGAATAGACATTATTGAGGGATATGTAGAAGTGGTAATGGAGGGAGTAACAGAGACATTGTTGTGGAGGTAAGCAGAATGGACAATGAGAATGGAAAGGCTAAGGGGTTCTTAGGCGTGTCCAGACCTATGCTACATTATAAGAGCAAGTACAAGCAGATGTGAGGGGGAAGGGAAcacgaaaggaagaaaatagacaAAGGTGGTGAGGATCTTGAGAGAGtcattgaaagaaagaagagatattCAGTTCTGTAAATTTTTAAATCTACAGTTTTTCTTTATAGGAAAATATCCATTGTTGTATCTCTTTTTGAAAAACTAAGTGCATGCCCTCTGTAGGGCTTGTGAAAAGGGCTCCGACTTCTTGGCACTGAAATTCCTAATGAGGCTCCATCTCCAAAGGGTTAAGATTAGACATATTTACAAAAGAATTTCCAGCATCTAAAGATATCGGCAAATGTCACTGTTGATTGAAATATAGATTTCAATCCTTCATTTGTTCACttaaatgtttatatctatagtttttttttattatagaaatgGTTGTAAAATTTCcactattctttctttcattcttttatttgtttcagtcatttgaccatggccatgctggagcactgccttacagggttttagtcaaagaaatcaatcccaggacttattctttgtaagcctagtacttattctatcggtctcttttgctgagccactaagttatgggcatgtaaacacaccaacattggttgtcaagtggggggaacaaacacatacataaacacacacacacacatgataggcttctttcagtttctgtctaccaaatccgctctcaaggcattggttggcctgaggctatagtagaagacacttgcccaaggtgccatgcagtgggactgaacctggaaccatgtggttgggaggcaatcttctcaccacacagccacacctgtgcctactgtatattcattttttaagtatCTTCTATAACTTACACTGTTGTTTCTCTTTAATTTCAGATTATCAGATGAAACTGGTCTAGAATTTTTACCTCAAGTACATCGTTAATGTGgattataaattgaaaaataaagggAAATGTTATATAGAACTGATACAAACCTGTTTACATAAATCTGTGATGAATCAACATGTAGTGAAATGTTCATTTTGAACTAGGATCAACAACAAtgtctttcttcttcattatctGGAATATTGtcataattttgcattttaattaaaactgGACATATTTACAAAGAGATACCAACACCTAAAGATATCGGCAAGCATCACTTTTAATGGAAATGTAGTATTTTatagtaatattatattattttgtcaGGAATAAGttataaaaatgcaaatgaaaaaaatatccatataattatatttgatgaGAAAAGTAAAGTAGTAGAAAAATGAATTATGTGAGAAACTTGGAAGAACTTTGAGGATTGATGATTACCTGAAGAGATTCCAGAAAGAGTTGGGAAATCATCATTCCATTGTGATATCTATAAAAATGTCTTTCTTGCTAGAATCAAATGTtattaaacacaaacatattcatacaggagagaagccatatcagtgtgatatttgtagtaaatTATTCTCTCATAAATGTGAAGTAATtagtcacaaacatattcatgcaGGAAAGAAAgtatatcattgtgatatctgtggtaaatcgttcccTCAAAAGGGTAAACTAGCTACTCACAagcgtattcacacaggtgagaagccatatcactgtgacatctgtggcaaatcattctctcacaaTGGATATTTACCTACGCACAAGcttgttcatacaggagagaaaccacatcagtgtgttatctgtggtaaatccttctctctaCGTAGCAACTTAACTGCTCACAAACGCATCCATACAGGAGAGgaaccatatcagtgtgacatctgtggtaaatcattctctcatagaaGACCCTTCACTACACACAGACGTATCCATGCAGGTGACAGACCATATCTTTGTGAtttatgtggtaaatcatttattgaaaatagaaacttaactacacacaaacgtgttcatacaggagagaagccatatcaatgtgatatctgtggtatatcATTCCCTGATAATGGTCATGTAAAaaggcacaaacgt
Coding sequences:
- the LOC106873524 gene encoding zinc finger protein 681; translated protein: MSFLLESNVIKHKHIHTGEKPYQCDICSKLFSHKCEVISHKHIHAGKKVYHCDICGKSFPQKGKLATHKRIHTGEKPYHCDICGKSFSHNGYLPTHKLVHTGEKPHQCVICGKSFSLRSNLTAHKRIHTGEEPYQCDICGKSFSHRRPFTTHRRIHAGDRPYLCDLCGKSFIENRNLTTHKRVHTGEKPYQCDICGISFPDNGHVKRHKRIHTGEKPYQCDICGKPFSEPGHVTKHKRIHTGEKPYQCDVCGKSFSEISHVIRHKRIHTGEKPYKCDICGKSFSLNSNLTRHKHIHSRETIS